A segment of the Cydia splendana chromosome 16, ilCydSple1.2, whole genome shotgun sequence genome:
ATATAACGTATAACGAAACTCACAGCGTGCACATAGCTGACAAAGCCGCGCAGCTCGCATAGCGTCACGCTGAGCGCGCCGTTTAGCACCAGCAGCGCGCCGAGGACCGAGCTGCCCACCACATCCTGTAACAACATAGGGTCATTTATAccaattatacctacctacctaagtcGGTCACTATCACCCATATGCGTCCCCTCTTGGAGTAGTTGGAGTACttactatgtacctacttaaaaacctGATTCACACAAAACGCCGCCTTTGCGAGTGCGAGGCGACCTCGCCTGTAGTGCCTCAGAAAGGAACGTCTACGTCAAACCGAGCTGCTCCGCGTGGCAATTTACTCACGAGGCGGTTCGTTCTGTGGGCCCACCTAACTAGGTATGTACTTTCATATTCTATATCCGTAAGCTATTCACAGCCGGCCTTTTCCCATGACGAGTTTTACTCTATACCTTAAGCCAAGTAGGTACTAATAGGTACCTCTACCCGTATTCTGCCTGCCGAGTGCCGTTCGGTTATCTACCTAATTTTTAAGGAGGCACGCTGATTTTTTTGCTTTTGGCAGCCTACACCGTaggttaagtacctacctataaatacctacctactcttcCGTCTGCCATACTCACGGAGTAGAGCCACACTTGCGGCGCGTACAGTGGCGCGCCGAGTAGCGTCGCCGTTAGCTGTACAGCCAACAGTCCAGCAGTGATGAAGGCGACGCTAGCGCCGCCCGCCGCCAGCCCCATCGCGCCCGCGCAGCCCCCGCCCGCCAGGAACAGCACGGCTGAACAAAGGCAGCCCAGCTGAAATACAGGCAGGGTTTTTAGGGACATCTTTTCAGAAATGTTTTTGTTGTCTAGCTATTAGGTCATGTTAGCAGATCAAACCAGAAAGCTACGTAGGTATAGTTTGCTGCTCTAAAACTGTGTGGAAAATCGCACATTAAATTGCGAGTTTTGCTGCATAATATGATAGTCTtacggatccctttgtttgacataattattgaaagttttaagtacctaataatgattgtcagattatcattagtcataattccgaaaccgttaacttttcaggattttcaaTAAGGTTATCCTAAtatataggttaggtttgttttaatgGTAATCCTGAAaaattacgcgtttctgagaacaaccaaattatgactaacgaaaatgcgaacaaacaatacattatgacttaaaactttatgggaaacattAGAGACCCGATGGTCTTCGTTATCTTTATCTAGATCTAAGTATATAACCTCTTATCGCGATCGATAATCAATTCCAAATTATGGAAATGAAGGCATTGATTATCGTTCAACAATGACACAAATTAAGCCAGGCTAAATACTTACCTAGAAGTGAAAACAAGAGAACATTTCCACATTACACATAGAAGCGGTATTTTTCAGATATAGAACATGTAGAATAGACCATTTTAAAGAAATGTGGCTAATTCTTCAATCTACTAACATAAAGAAAGCCGCGGTTACCGTAGCAATTACACAGGGGTATCACATGCGCGTTGCTGACCCTGTACCCTTATACATATAAATTGTCATAAAGTACGGAAAATACTCACGATAGCGATCAGCTTCATAACCCCCTCGGGAGAACTCAGGTGGTCGCTGTCGGAGTAATACTTCCGCAGCACTTCCGTCTCCGTGTCTGCCGCCATCTCCAATTGTATTACGGACACacgagtacctacttaatttgaGGCGAATAAAACCATCAACACGAGAAAGAGGATTAGTCAACTCCTTTTTTTCACCACAATTGGTCGCTTAATATTTCCTTCTACATAACatattatctacatatataAGTTTTCCACATAAAGATTGAAGTTTGAAAATGATAATTTACACAGTTCCTCGCGAGTAGTATAGGTAAATCGGCCTCCTTGTGATTTAATTTTCGGTGAACCTTTTCACCTTTGAGAGTAATAACCAATATGagtattaaatattgtaataaaaagaagaaagaaaaagaTTTTCGAGTGGAAAGAGGTTTTTGTCAATTGTACAGGAGCGGGTGTGCGTAAGCGACGGCGACGACGCGGGTGTGCGTAAGCGACGCGGACGCGTTTCTGCGGCTTTAGATAAACACTTATTGTACCTATTGATTCAGTATTGATAACGAAaggatataataataataggtaggtacttagccGTGATTTGTTTTGATTAGTACCATCTGGTACCATCGTCCATACTGTTGACGATTTGTGATAATGCTTATTAACAAACATAAGGTCCGCTGAGGATCAGTTAAGAAAGTTGCTGTTAGTGGGTACACAAGTTACACAACAGGACAAGGATGATTGTGATGAGATATCCTACGATAGACATTGGCTGCTCGATTGTTAAAAATTCACTAGTTGTTTAGTTCAAACCAGTGACAGGTTAACAGAAAGGACTGACAATCTCCATCGTTGCATCCGTCATCAATCTCGTCATTGTAACCTGCCTATAGGTGGCGCTATTAACCATTTGATAATAGCGCCACCTATAGGCAGGTTACAATGACGAGATTGATGACGGATGCAACGATATTGGTAACAAAACAATCAGTACTATTACCATATCGTCCACGCCGTTCACTCACAAAACGTACACCTTATTACGACGGCATTAAGGATCACCGCTGGTCAGTGAAGTTACTGGTAGGGTAACAGCACCAGTGGCCAGCCAGGGACCAGTGGTCAGCCTTTTGAGTCGTTTATTGGTCATAAATATCTGGTATATTCGTTTAAACAAATCGCGAGGACTCAAATAGGAGCTTTGATTCCTTATTGGCTAATACTTCACATGACAGGTGCGGTGAGGGAACGGGGGGAAGAAATATACTCGTTCATACACGTGCTGTTTGTCGACGAGTGCAATAGTGTCATGACCgccatgtttttagggttccgtacccaaagggtaaaacgtgaccctattactaagactccgctgtccgtccgtctgtcaccaggctgtacctcgtgatctgtgatagctagacagctgaaattttcacagatgatgtatttctgttgccgctataacaacaaatactaaaaacagaataaaataaatatttaagtggggctcccatacaacaaacttgatttatgaccaaagttaagcaacgtcgggcggggtcagtacttggatgggtgaccgtttttatagaaaatggtacggaacccaacccttcgtgtgcgagtccgactcgcacttggccggttttttactgCACGTGGTGTTCTCTTAACAGGTGAGAAAAActatgttttaatgtttaaagttattgttttttgttaatgattggtttatttattagtttatctATTAAGTTGCATTATGTTTGAatgaaaatatcaatatttaacTTATAAATTGAGGGGGCTGGCCACTGGATAAcacttttttacaaaaaatcCAGTGCCCAGCCCCCCACGGCTGACCTTTGGGTTCttcgtttattttattattttcgaacCAATGCGACCGTTAAATTTACATTTTCAAATTTAGTTAGGCATGCCCTAGTCAATTTAAAGTAAAACCCAGTAGTCAGCCGCATTTAAAATAACGTTTTAATGCGGCGCTGACCACTGGATTTTGCGGATCCAGTACTCAGCCATTGACCTTGCTTGGTACGTCACCGCCAAAAATATGTCCACATTTTAAAACTCTATCTCATTGAAATAAGGTTCAAAACTGTAGGTATACATAGTTTGACGTTAACTATACAGATTCTGTAGTAATTTAatgatattttgtttttacctggtaggtataggtatatgtaaaatgtatgtatgtttgtttattaatgATAATTAGATCTGCATAGACtcgtttcattattttttaccgAATATTTAATTCGTTAATTTTTTGACGGattaattattagaaaataaatattgcgATTCTCAGTTTTAGTTAGTTAACGTGCCTATGGCCAACAAATTTCGTTTCATAAGAATTGTATGTACTtataagaaataataaatattataatgtcgTTGATTTTGATCCCATTATTACGAATAGTTTATATAGGCTGAGTACTGGGTAGACAAAGGCTGCTTACTGGATTTTGGAGGCTGACTACTggagaaaagtgccactttgtttttaaatttaattatagaTATTATAAAGaggattgttatttttttaactattttgttTTGAAACTATAATAAACAATTGATCTAACTACTCCAAATCCGACTGATCATGTAGAAATGCCGAACGTTCAAACTTTAAAAAGTCGTTATAAGGCTGACTACTGGTGCCTTTACCCTACGGTATGTGCGTGCGTGTCGACTCCCATTAACCCGGTCAGCGCGGCTCAGGATATGTGCATTGTGCATACTTGTAACATCAAGTAGGTAACGCTATTAACTTTACTTCCGTAAATGATGTGCTACCAGAAACTTTgagtttattacaaaaaaaatgtgttttgcATGACTTAAACGAATTTAATACCTATTTTCTCCTTTCTGGCCCGTGAGCATAACACTAAAAATCATTGCAAAAAATTAGACTTCATTTGTAAATGTCGCTAAAATAACGCTATGCTAGTTATATGCAGCTGTAAtggaaaatattaaattaaaaaagataAATACTTTTCTTAAAAATGTTCGTGTTAGCACAAAAGGATCCTGTATATTTTAATTCCTTCGTTCAACCAAGCAAATAATATTAGTCTCGATTTCCGATAACGGGTCCGGATCGATATTCCAATAACAACCTAATGGATTGGCATTACCGCATTACATTACGCTTATCGCAATATTATCTCAGCGGATCTAAACAATGAGCTGTGATTTTGTGATTAGAAGGCACTTGAGGATAAATAGAAAAAACCTAGCTATCGTTTATCTAGCTAACATACTAGCTCTGATATCAGCGCCTACACTATAACACTAAACTcccgcgttttgtacacatatttaattacacaaacgggtctaccgcgaaataaattcaatgtttttacctttaattctgattgtttgtttttctttctttccgtgaccacagctggtgcaactcagctgaaatgtcggaattaaaggtaaaaacaatgaaattatatcgcggtagacccgtttgtgtaattaaatatcagCGCCTACACTGTTAAcagtacatcggtggaccttatgcctactgtaataaggtccaccgatgtacagttagggtGTCATGCTGTTTGTACATAATATTACCAGTATTTACTTTCAATTCATTGTAAAGATAACCGTCTTATAATACTCGTTATTAGATCAGTTAGAAACGAGTTATCTAATTTTAGGACTTTTAGGAGCAGTCCTACTTGGAATACATACTTGAACCTTCTACTTTCACCATGTTCTcaacagaatttctttcatgaAGGTCGTTCCAATGTATGTAACAACGCGCTGGGAACCTATGTAGTTCCATTTCAAGTTTAAGGTTTCTATATCGGCTACAATGTGGCAAACCCTCCAACGCCCACGGTCCCAACAGCGCCGGGTCATGTGGGCCGCCGACAGCCCACATGGGCAGTCAATACAGTCATGCATTCCCTTTGATCAAAATTGTAGCTAATTAGGATTATTATAATGTAGGTAACGTTTACGTTTAGGTACTCAGCTGCTGagtgttttatttataaatgtacctatacagggtggaaagataagtcgggccctggagggaaactaccttaaatccttaagctggctcattttacttaaaggagacattcctttatttttaaaaagaaacaaaactgcattcaaagtattattctttttttattcaatttggcttgtctaaaaaaatcttgagtactaaatattagattttatggtgTACGatagacgagtgtaagacctaatgtttcttggagaaaagttatcattaacattaactgtatcgactagtagaataaaatagcgagtttttatttttaagaatttttaatcggttcgagtcccgggcgaggcaagtgagttttagaaaattattgaatgcagttttgtttctttttaaaaataaaggaatgtctcctttaagtaaaatgagccagcaggatttaaggtagtttccctccagggcccgacttatctttcaaCACTGTATAATGTTTTATGGCTTTGTGCAAAAGCACCCGAAGCCTAATCGTAGaatacatttttgaattttgaagaatttcaaaatatataggatctattaataaatatgttatgatgccaaaataaaacaacaaattgtataaaaaccatatattataattaaaattgaaaaGTAAAAATCACTCGCACATAGTCCGTTTATGAGATCGTAAGTAGAACCGGAGCGCACCGGGCGGGAGCCGGGCGCGGAACCAAATGTGATATGTCGATACATACGGCAAACGAAACGGCAGTCACATGAGATCGGACAGTATAAAATTATTTCCTATAACAATCTTAGTATATATCTTCCCTTAAACCTAGGGCGAGCCGCCCCGAACGATAAATATACCCGATTACAAGCGAACACGGCCGACCCGCGCGGCGCCCCACCACGGCCGCCGGGCGAGCTAAGGACTAGGAGAATTTGTGCAAACCGACCGGTCGAACCGTTCACCTCCTACACTAACGGACTCTCGGGGCCTTCACTATAAGGGGTTCTGGCGGCTGGTGGAGGGCACGGGCTGGTGCTGGGGCGGCTGGGGCGGCtggggcgcggcgggcgcggcgggcaCGGCGCGGTAGGCGGCGCGCGCCGAGCGCGACGAGCCCGCCCGCCCGGCCCCCGCCTCCCGAGCGCACAAGCGCACCGCCAGCCCCACCAGCGTCAAGCACAGGCACGCCGCGCTCAGCCCCAACCCCTGCAAACCGCAACACTACAATATTAAAACACGAACGCCCCGTGCAGTTCTAAAGAAGCAGGCGTCCGGGCTCCCGGCGGCCCGCAACGATTCGAATGCGACGGGCCACTTTGGATTTTTAGTAACTATAGAATTTCTAGAATTGCCGAGTGGGCCGCTCGCCCGGCTTCTGCGGACCGCCAGTTCGCGTGGCGTTCGATGCTGGCCATTTAGGATGCAATTTTCTTCGATATTCTACGTTGCTAGCCGACAAGCATACCTACTCCCCGTGTGATGGTAAATGTTACACATTTATCCCCGATACCACAGAACCCCATACTCTCTCTTGAGAAGACCCAAACGAACAGATTTTTCCTACTCAATGTATTAACAAATACGGAGTGACTCACCGAGGCAGTGTATAACAGCGCCATGAGAGACGTGGGCGCGAGCCGGTACTCGGGCTGCAGTAACGCATGCAGGGAGCCCGCGCCGCCGGCTAGGAGGGTGCTGCCGCTCCACGCGTGCACTGCTAGGCCCTGAAGATACGCACAAAAACACTAGTCTATGTTAAGTTTACACCAACTTGACAGTGATAATGTATGAGAGTACTATTCGATTATCTTTACTGAGGTTGTACTTTCCCTGCACAatctataatataaaaattctaacaaGCATGAATTAAAAATTGCGTTTGCATTTTTTCTTTCGCTATCCCCAGCTCCCACCATTTATTAAATCATTTATCCAAAAACCATATATCCAAAGTAATTAAATCATTTAAACCATTTGGGAGCTATGATATCACAGAAAGACACACATATCAACATTCAAAGCATTATAAATGTAAGTAGCATTACGAATTCATATCAAAATGCTAAAGTTCATTCGCAATCATCATCGGGGTCTCCACAAAACAATCTGCCGCACTCCGATTGGGCAGAGCACGTCTACTCCGACCGCGGTATTGCCGTGCCGATTTGAATCTCGATTATCCATCAGTGACTGACCAGCTTGTCCCAGCGCAGCGGCAGCAGCGCGTCGAGGCTGGTGATGCGCAGCAGGAGCAGCGCCAGGTGCAGCAGGGTGCTGGTGACGGCGCCCAGCTGCAGCAGCCGCACGCGGCCCGCGCCCGGCAGCGCCCACACCTGCAGCCCCGCGCCGGCCCACACGCAGCTGGCGCAACCCAGCGAACACAGCTACAGTTAAAAACACATTTCAATGTCTGTCTATAATGCTTAAGTATATATAATTTTCACCGCACCATGAGACTCAGACATGCAACAAATAATAGAATTTTTAGACAGAATTTCTcggactgtattttttttaaacctatacactaaatgcaataaaattatggaaCTGGATTACATcgtatataattaatttaaaatacatcccatcgtttcgaaccctttacagcgtttttcataaggggctgtccataaattacgtcatcgatttttgacaattttggacccccccccctaaaatcatccaaaaatcatgcttcgaatgaccccgtttcctcctacgtcttgctaccgtcatccgatgtccagaccccccccccctaatttgaaatgatgtaatttatgaatagcccctaaagGGTTCAATACATCGGGATgcattttaaattcattatacgcgatataatccgtttcatagttttatttaatgtGTAACATCGCGGTAACTGAAGACAATATTAtacagcagcggtcggcaacaagcggcccgcgaacctctcacttgtggcccgcgagcctccctggctattttgtatgtaatattgacaaacgactaTGTCTGagaaagtcataaatattaacaaagtgcggcccgcgtcaacttcggtaactactatttggcccttggctgctaaaaggttgccgaacgctgttatacagggtgtaatcgttaagtgtagccaggcgataacagatatcagaaaacttcaaattgatatcgaaagtgcgttacccaatgagtaaaatgtaattacttaataactttttttaaataaaagcagaaatatcttaacattaacttcaaaccctcccatacatttagtatgaCGACTCACCCCTCAATGAATgtcggtgtcgtaagagataaaactgcttgagatttATTATTTGCGATAGtaaactttaataaaataataaaactaccgtttatgaaataataaatcctaacatttattttttaattacaccacaaattttaagaaaaattcATTTAGAAACATTTAAGAGGGCCCATTATTGTATCGCACAAGAAGGGTGTCACTTCGAGCAATTACTTAActgtaaacaaaaaatgtaggtacttcctgaaaaataaatgttagatttattatttcataaacgatATATGGGCCcgtagtgatttaattctctttgTATGGGCCATCGACGGCCCACGCGGCATCTCGGTATAGTTATAACCTGATGAACGTGATTTCTTGTGGGCCGTCAGCAGCCCATATAGCTTGAAGTAATGTGATATAGTCTTACAAGGTACTGAAAGTGTTTAGATGAATGCCACTTCCAATCACACTTGGTAACATTGAAGTTTAAAATTGATTTAACTTTGTAATATCCTCACATGAAACCaggtcattatttatttatttatttagaaacaaacagtctcgTATTGCTACATTGGATACAATTGCAGTTAGTAATATTGTAGACTTACAGTTTCCTTAATTGGATTATATAAacctaaacattaaaatatgaaaGTACATAAGAATTATGAATTATCTCTATAAATCAAACATACTTAAACGGTGTATTAATGAACAGTGCCAGAAAACTTAAGTTATGTACATGTAATAACAATTATAATGCCTGTTAAATACATTGTAAAGATAATCGTTTGAAATTAGATAGTGTTTCATGAAAATTATGCATTGAACACATTAGTCAGATTAGGCTATAATGCATAATGATTAATGACTTATTTCCCAACAACAAGGATTACTTTTAGTGACCAAATTTTCCTTTCTAAATCAAATAATGTTTCGTTAGTAAGTGTTAAGTGTTATGTTAGAAATAAGTATTGCAATTTATTAAAACATACTTACGACTCACACTTTGTCGCTCGCAAGGTCAATAAAAAACTTGGTAACTAGTAATACTATACTActaccctttgaacgccacgcctatcgcGTGCGGCGCGTCATCCTAAACCTTTTTGGAATGCCCGAAGGTTGATATCGgactgtagccgcgcgcgtccgGGGACGTCTTTAACGGTCAAAGGGTTAAGGGTCCTTGTGGTTGCAACTGCGCACTGGCGTACGCACTTAACCGCCAACTTAGTGTTACTACTGTTGCAACCGCAAGAATGCACTCGGCCGATGGGTATTATAGTTAGCCGGTGAACTGACCGTAATGAAGAGCATGGCCGCGCCCTGCTTGGTGAGCAGATGGCGGCAGCGGCAGTAGACGGGCGCGagcgggcgcggcggcggcggcggcgctcgGCGGTAGTGCGCGTGCGAGTCCCACGAGCGCTCCGTGCCCGCGCCCGAGCCCGAGCCCGAGCCCGGCGAGCGCGCGCCCGAGCCCGCCGTCGCGCCCAGCCCGCTGCCCGCGATCTCGAAGTCCTGCACCAAACCCGCGCTTGTACCCGACCCCGACCCCGCACCCGCACCCGCCACCGCACCCGCGTCTACCGCCGACTATAAGATGCCAGAGATAAACGCCGCTGACGAGGCCGAGCATAGGGACAAGCCGGTCCGAGTATTTACCTAACGGATGGTGCCAGCATAGGTTTTCCTTTCAAACCCTAGAATTGTGTCTAATTCTTGTTCTTTATTTGGAATTTAATGGCATGGATGATAGAGACAGGGAAAACcaatgctggcgccatctatgcaaacctttgacagttgccatgCCTCATTTGTGAACCTTAATGCGATTACATAAAGTTCACAAATGTTCAGTCAAGAGTGCTGCTGTTAGTATATTAAAGCAGAGTTCTGttaatatagttatttatttctgCACCCAACCCGTGACACCTAGTCCCCAAGTTTAACCGAGACAGAGATAAACGCTGACATACAAGGCCAAAAGCAACACTGGTAGGTTCCTAGAgacagaccaagctaactctgtatgacatttgcaatgacaaacaTCAATAACATCATTAATGGCATCATTAATGTAAAATTTCTATGAATATATCACATTTTCTGTTCCATTTGGtgtagagttagcttagacagatTCTATGTTAAAGGATATTTAACTTTTGGTAGGACTACATTTTGATCTAAAGGTTTTAAATGGCTTGTGATTAATTATTGATTCTTGGCTCTGATTATAATTTAGTGGGAATAAATATAATCAAGAACTTTGCATTTGATTCTTTTGCATAATAAATACAGGCTTCTGCACCATCTTCTTAACCAAAATGCTAGTCACTGGTAAGAAGTGGTATATACCAAAGTTAATAAAACTTTACTGCAGCAACACAGGGTAACATTAATAAATTCACCCTGTATACCTAGGTTACCCTgctcaaataaaataaagcgaGGGAAAGGTAAATTGACTGATGTATTTGGTTTGCATGAACACATTATACTAAAACTAGTAGATCAGtggaattaagaactatggcaGTGGAAATACATTTCGCTGACAACAATCTTAGCCACTCAACCGTCCGGCCCGCGAGACTGTTTTCCTGTCAACCGTCCGGGTTTTTTTAGCGACGCACGCCCCGCGCAGCGCATTCACAACTTTCTACAAAAATTATAACTACACTGCCATCTAAATTTTTTTAGAGCTAACTATTTTGTTAGGCTACATTGTCCCATCAAGAGAATTAGGAAATAATGCCGAAATATTCCGTTAGATGGCTCTGAAACCAATTCTTTCTACCACCCCTTTGGATAGTAAGGTTCCCGCGGACGGTTAAGAGCATATTTTTTTCGGATACTATGCTATCGTCGGACGGTCAAGTGGTTAGTTAAATTAGACCGTCATAGTTTTCATTGCTCTAAAAAAGCTTCAGGATAGAGCATTATTTTGTCCATATAAATGTTTGCAAACTAAATTTAGGCAACAGCTAGGCTAAACAAATCAGAAGTTTCAAAATTGATTAACTGGTAAAGTAAAGCCATCACAGATGGAAAACATCTTAAATTATTCACTGTAATCACACTCACTCACCTTGGCAAGCAAGCAGTTAAAACAGATCTAGGGCACAGTTACTAATGCAAGATTAATATGCCTATTGGCATCTAGTTCATTCCAATTTGAAGCTAGAAGGTAACCCATTACCATTCAAGATTGTGATTGAGAACAAGAAGCAAGTATCCAAACTTTAAATGTTAGAATTGCAATGAGTGTTATATCTTAATCTATTAGCATGGGGGGTAAAGGAAGGCAGGAATGAGAGGGACGGGGCGCTACAACACCTGTATGTCCTCGCCGCGGCAGCTAGTGGGCTCCAGGTCGCGAATCTCGTCCAGCAGCAGCTCCACCTCGTCCGTCGAGTACAGCTCGCTCACCGACACgtagcgcgccgccgccgcgtgcaTCGCGCTCTACCGCAGCCCGCAGCCCGCAGCCACGCTCCGCCTGCACCCACAGCACAACATAACCAACCCAGCCACACCACCACTCCTCCCGACGGTCTCCATCCACAACTGCCAGGGCCTACCTCGCCCGCACGATGACATCGAGATTCCGTCCTGTCTGTAACCACATAATCCAGAGGCGCGGCTATCGTTTTATCgacaaaaaaactaaacaaattCAATCTAATGACGCTTCATGGGGACGCCATGTTTGTTATCATTTTTTGTCTATGGGCCGACGTGAAGAGAGGAGTGGTGCCTATTATAGGTcagaataattaattttatggaaatttcatatcatttattaattctaatctaacaaaaatattactcgtaatagtaggtatttaattcaaatGGGAATAATAGTTATTCAATCAAAAGCGTTTAATTGAAATTCAAAGCTATTCAAGACTATTTTATTTCCGCCTGTACACAAAAGCCGTTGAGCAGCAAAGACCATGCAAAGACAATAGACAAGCGAGCGAAACGAACAGTGGAACGAAACGGCGAATCAATGTCAAACTTGTCGAAGTGCTTTTGATTTACCTCTCATGGAACTTAAAAATTAACTTTATTTTCGTTTAAATAAAAGCTCTCACCATTAGGAACTCCAATATAGATTTAAATTACTTCATTCTGAAGAAATTGCAATGATACGTCGCCTCCTATAACTTTCTAAACATTTTAGTTGATGGTTGAATTTATAAAAACTGACGGTAAGTTTTAAACGTTATGAAGTAGCTTAAAATTGCTGTTAAAAACACTTATATTGATATTTCCATGTACTTCGTTTATGTTTGTAGTAAATAAGTTATCAAGAAgtggtattatttatttttgtcatacTTAT
Coding sequences within it:
- the LOC134797942 gene encoding uncharacterized protein LOC134797942, with amino-acid sequence MAADTETEVLRKYYSDSDHLSSPEGVMKLIAILGCLCSAVLFLAGGGCAGAMGLAAGGASVAFITAGLLAVQLTATLLGAPLYAPQVWLYSDVVGSSVLGALLVLNGALSVTLCELRGFVSYVHAPLAACNAALVVGGAVVTYAAVTRRWDEARGPAWEPRREPPQDVDV
- the LOC134797946 gene encoding uncharacterized protein LOC134797946 isoform X2, with the translated sequence MHAAAARYVSVSELYSTDEVELLLDEIRDLEPTSCRGEDIQDFEIAGSGLGATAGSGARSPGSGSGSGAGTERSWDSHAHYRRAPPPPPRPLAPVYCRCRHLLTKQGAAMLFITLCSLGCASCVWAGAGLQVWALPGAGRVRLLQLGAVTSTLLHLALLLLRITSLDALLPLRWDKLGLAVHAWSGSTLLAGGAGSLHALLQPEYRLAPTSLMALLYTASGLGLSAACLCLTLVGLAVRLCAREAGAGRAGSSRSARAAYRAVPAAPAAPQPPQPPQHQPVPSTSRQNPL
- the LOC134797946 gene encoding uncharacterized protein LOC134797946 isoform X1, translating into MHAAAARYVSVSELYSTDEVELLLDEIRDLEPTSCRGEDIQSAVDAGAVAGAGAGSGSGTSAGLVQDFEIAGSGLGATAGSGARSPGSGSGSGAGTERSWDSHAHYRRAPPPPPRPLAPVYCRCRHLLTKQGAAMLFITLCSLGCASCVWAGAGLQVWALPGAGRVRLLQLGAVTSTLLHLALLLLRITSLDALLPLRWDKLGLAVHAWSGSTLLAGGAGSLHALLQPEYRLAPTSLMALLYTASGLGLSAACLCLTLVGLAVRLCAREAGAGRAGSSRSARAAYRAVPAAPAAPQPPQPPQHQPVPSTSRQNPL